The DNA sequence AGCCGGGCGGTTCGTGATTGTTGGCCGGCCCGGGTGTCCACCTGCTGTTGTGTTTGAGCCGGTGGTGCCTTGGGCACAGCTGAGCCAAATTACTTGCTCCGGTAACGCCGCCGTGTTGCCACGCTTGTAGGTGGTCGGTTTCGTTGTCGGGGGTGCGGTTGGTGCAGCCGGGGAACGTGCACTTGGCGTCGCGCATCCTGATCCAGCGTTTGATGGTTTCGGTGAGCCGGTAGTTTTTGCGGCCTATCTCCAGGGGTGCCCCGTCCCTGGGGTCGACGAGGACCCGGTAGAACGAGTCAGCCCCGTCGGCGACAAGTTTGCGGGCCATGGAGGCCGGAATCGGCCTGAAACCATCGAGCATTGCGGGTTCATCGGTCTGACCGAGCAGGGAGAATACGGGCACCATCACCAGGACGTCTGCCCGCGGGGCGGGGACCTTCCCGACCTCCGTGGATTTCCCGGTCTGTGTGGTGTTCCCAGTGCCGAGGAGCAGGGAGGCGGCGATGTCGGGGCGGAGTTGGGTGAGGGTGCGGGGTTCGTCTGGGCCTTGGAGGCCGCGTGCGGTGGCGGTGGTCCGGTTCCAGATGGCAGAGGCGGTATCGCCGGGCAGGTAGAGGGAGATCCAGGCCATGCCGTCCTTGTCGGGGGAGAATTCCATCCGCCGGTCTGCCACGCCCTTTGCGTGGCGCTTCTCGATCGACTCGGGGTGGTGGCGTTCCCGCCATCCACGCACCTTGGCTCGGAACCGGGACGGGACAAGCTCACCGGGGGCCGCGCCACGGGCAGGGTGGGGTGCGTCGGGGTCGAAGAAATGCGCGACCAACGCAACAGCACCAGCCCCATCGAGACTCTCGGTTTCGTCCGCGACAATCCGGGCGTGCTGCCAGGACATGTCCCCGGCGGACAGGGTGTCGAACACCAGGGGCAGGGAACAAATCCGCCGGGACTGCTCCACGAACACCCCTGCCACCGCGGAGCTGAGGGTCAGGACCCCGGCGATCTCCTCCACCGTCGACATCTGCGCGTAGGTGCGGTCCTGGACCGAGGCATCCGGCGGCGTCATCGCCTCCTGCAGTTCAACGGCCCGCACAGCCTGCCGGGACTTTACCGCGGCGAGCTGCGCTTCCAGCCGGGCCATCAGCTCCAAGCCCTCGAGGCACAGTTCATACCGCCGCTGCAACACATCCACCTCAGCACCGGAGACCAAGCGGGCATCCTCCAGGAGCAGCACATCAAGGGCAGAAACAGAGTCGCGAATACTCATCACCCGTCCCGCCACGCCGCTGCTCGTTCCCATAGAGACATCATGCAACCGGGGTCTGACAATCAAAGCTTGGGTGGTAGACGTACCTTGCAGCGGATCTCTTAGCGCCTAGCCCCCTGCGAAGGGCGGCAGCACGTCCACGACGTCGTCGGGGCCAAGGACGGTTGCCTGGTCCCGCACGGCCACCTCATTGAGCAGGAAGCTGCTCCGCGAAAGAAGCCGGGAAAGCGGCGGAGTGCCCGCCGGAGGCTCCGCGCGCTCCACGGCGGCGATGGCTGCCAGCAGGTCCGCTACCGTGGCGCCCTCGGGCAGCTGGAACTTTTCTTCCTCGAAGCCGGCTGCAGCGCGCGCGGCAGCAAAATAGCGTACAAGCATCTGTGTCAGCCCCCGATGGCGCTCATGCTGCGGTCCGGCTGGACGAAGTCCGGAGCGTCAAGTCCCACGTGGTCCATGCCGTGGGCCTTTGGTTTGATCCACATGGCGTCCTGCCACCGCTGCGCCAGTTCCGCATCGGAGGCGCCCGCGCGCAGCAGGTCCAGCAGGTCGAACTCCTCGCGTGAGAACAGGCAGCTCATGATCTTGCCCTCGGCAGTAATCCTGGTGCGGCGGCAGTCGGCGCAGAACGGTTCGGTGACGGAGGCAATGATGCCCACTGTTCCCAAAACCGGGCTGTCGGTATCAGCGGAACCCGCCACCCGCCGTCGTACTTCAAACCGCTCCGCGGGGGCGCCGTCACGCGCCCGGGGATCAGGGGTGAGGTCGTAGTCCCGGGACAGCAGTCCGCGGATTTCGGCAGCGGTGATCATGTTGCGCCGCGTCCAGCCATGGTCGGCATCGAGCGGCATCTGTTCAATGAACCGCAGTTCGTACCCGCGCTCCAGCGCCCACGCCAGCAGCTGTGGCGACTCGGCGTCGTTGATGCCCCGCATCAGGACCGCGTTCAGTTTGACCGGGCCAAGGCCGGCAGCCCAGGCAGCGTCGACGCCGGCCAGGACCTGGTTGAGGAACGGGCGCCGGGTCAGCTTGGCGAACGTCTCTTCATGCAGCGAGTCCAACGACACGTTGATGCGGGTCAGCCCGGCGTCCTTGAGCGCCGCCGCCTTCTTTGCCAGGCCGACGCCGTTGGTGGTCATGGAGATCGGCAGGTCCGGGTGGTTGGCCCGCAGGGCCGCGATGATGTCCACCAGGTCATGCCGGACCAAAGGCTCACCTCCGGTCAGCCGCAGTTCCCGGACGCCCAGCTGCTGCACGCCAACCTTGACGATCCGCACGATTTCCCCGGCCGACATCACTGCCTGCTTGGCGAGCC is a window from the Arthrobacter sp. NicSoilC5 genome containing:
- a CDS encoding HNH endonuclease signature motif containing protein; the encoded protein is MGTSSGVAGRVMSIRDSVSALDVLLLEDARLVSGAEVDVLQRRYELCLEGLELMARLEAQLAAVKSRQAVRAVELQEAMTPPDASVQDRTYAQMSTVEEIAGVLTLSSAVAGVFVEQSRRICSLPLVFDTLSAGDMSWQHARIVADETESLDGAGAVALVAHFFDPDAPHPARGAAPGELVPSRFRAKVRGWRERHHPESIEKRHAKGVADRRMEFSPDKDGMAWISLYLPGDTASAIWNRTTATARGLQGPDEPRTLTQLRPDIAASLLLGTGNTTQTGKSTEVGKVPAPRADVLVMVPVFSLLGQTDEPAMLDGFRPIPASMARKLVADGADSFYRVLVDPRDGAPLEIGRKNYRLTETIKRWIRMRDAKCTFPGCTNRTPDNETDHLQAWQHGGVTGASNLAQLCPRHHRLKHNSRWTPGPANNHEPPGWTSPTGRHYNPEHQDAEPIHWPPGLGLPVAPPASTVPENYYAGTGGVELHDGEPIEQALDEPEDIPVDDPLWEAFYSRPILLPPDPLKDCWKTMQPWP
- a CDS encoding MoaD/ThiS family protein; this encodes MLVRYFAAARAAAGFEEEKFQLPEGATVADLLAAIAAVERAEPPAGTPPLSRLLSRSSFLLNEVAVRDQATVLGPDDVVDVLPPFAGG
- the moaA gene encoding GTP 3',8-cyclase MoaA; the protein is MSVQLGMPQPREEAASALPGVPARRPADAPAGLADRYGRRATDMRLSLTDKCNLRCTYCMPAEGLEWLAKQAVMSAGEIVRIVKVGVQQLGVRELRLTGGEPLVRHDLVDIIAALRANHPDLPISMTTNGVGLAKKAAALKDAGLTRINVSLDSLHEETFAKLTRRPFLNQVLAGVDAAWAAGLGPVKLNAVLMRGINDAESPQLLAWALERGYELRFIEQMPLDADHGWTRRNMITAAEIRGLLSRDYDLTPDPRARDGAPAERFEVRRRVAGSADTDSPVLGTVGIIASVTEPFCADCRRTRITAEGKIMSCLFSREEFDLLDLLRAGASDAELAQRWQDAMWIKPKAHGMDHVGLDAPDFVQPDRSMSAIGG